Proteins encoded in a region of the Streptomyces violaceoruber genome:
- a CDS encoding carboxymuconolactone decarboxylase family protein has product MEARLNLFANPLAGKLLRHINSAGKAVGDSALPAATQELVKIRASQINGCGFCLDMHTKDAAKAGETSLRLNLIAAWREAKVFTDAERAALELTEQGTRIADASGGVSDEAWANAAEHYDEEQLTALVGLIAVINTYNRLNVITQQPAGDYEPGMFG; this is encoded by the coding sequence ATGGAAGCGCGTCTCAACCTGTTCGCCAACCCGCTCGCCGGCAAGCTGCTGCGGCACATCAACTCCGCGGGCAAGGCCGTGGGCGACTCGGCGCTGCCGGCCGCGACCCAGGAGCTGGTCAAGATCCGCGCCAGCCAGATCAACGGCTGCGGCTTCTGCCTCGACATGCACACCAAGGACGCCGCGAAGGCGGGGGAGACCTCGCTGCGCCTCAACCTGATCGCCGCCTGGCGGGAGGCCAAGGTGTTCACCGACGCGGAGCGCGCCGCCCTCGAACTGACCGAGCAGGGCACCCGCATCGCCGACGCCTCCGGCGGCGTCAGCGACGAGGCATGGGCGAACGCGGCCGAGCACTACGACGAGGAGCAGCTCACCGCCCTGGTCGGGCTGATCGCCGTCATCAACACCTACAACCGCCTGAACGTCATCACCCAGCAGCCGGCCGGCGACTACGAGCCGGGGATGTTCGGCTGA
- a CDS encoding alpha/beta fold hydrolase — protein MTTQRPRTYDPPRPRTVTVDGARVACWEAGPPDAEPVVLLHGYPADHRCWRHQVPRLSARHRVITPDLLGWGASDRPLHLPFDYDTEVARVGRLLDALDLDSVNLVGHDYGGFLSLGFTQNHPGRVRRLALLNTRAHGTFTRRWYAVFGLLGLLGRNPLLSGPARHLPYAALHRRSFAPLVRAGHLDARVVDGYLDWMAAPEGRRWLLHYFGDYRTPARPELRRRLSGITCPTAVVWGRADPFLSPAIATGLAGSVPRAELTMLDDAGHWVMDERPADVTRALGRLLERTTPNG, from the coding sequence ATGACCACGCAGCGCCCCCGCACCTACGACCCGCCCCGTCCCCGGACGGTCACGGTGGACGGCGCCCGCGTCGCCTGCTGGGAGGCGGGACCACCCGACGCCGAACCCGTGGTCCTCCTGCACGGCTACCCCGCCGACCACCGGTGCTGGCGCCACCAGGTCCCGCGGCTGTCGGCCCGGCACCGGGTCATCACGCCGGACCTCCTCGGCTGGGGCGCCTCCGACCGCCCCCTGCACCTGCCCTTCGACTACGACACGGAGGTCGCCCGGGTCGGCCGGCTCCTCGACGCACTGGACCTGGACTCGGTGAACCTGGTCGGCCACGACTACGGCGGCTTCCTCTCGCTCGGCTTCACCCAGAACCACCCGGGCCGGGTGCGCAGGCTGGCGCTCCTCAACACGCGCGCGCACGGCACCTTCACCCGCCGCTGGTACGCCGTGTTCGGCCTGCTCGGCCTCCTCGGACGCAACCCCCTGCTCAGCGGCCCGGCACGGCACCTGCCGTACGCCGCCCTGCACCGCCGTTCCTTCGCGCCGCTCGTGCGCGCCGGCCACCTCGACGCCCGCGTGGTGGACGGCTACCTCGACTGGATGGCCGCGCCCGAGGGCCGCCGCTGGCTGCTCCACTACTTCGGCGACTACCGCACCCCGGCCCGCCCCGAGCTGCGCCGGCGGCTGTCCGGCATCACCTGCCCGACGGCAGTCGTCTGGGGCCGCGCGGACCCGTTCCTCAGCCCGGCGATCGCGACCGGGCTGGCCGGGTCGGTGCCCCGCGCCGAGCTGACGATGCTGGACGACGCCGGCCACTGGGTGATGGACGAACGTCCGGCCGACGTGACGCGGGCGCTGGGCCGGCTGCTGGAACGCACCACCCCGAACGGGTGA
- a CDS encoding VOC family protein: MSIRRIVPNIHVEAEGQWNTSREFYGLLGFEEVMDMGWVTTLASPSNPTAQISLFTEERTAPVVPDLSVEVEDVDAVYAQVVASGAEIVREPQDEEWGVRRFFVRDPNGRVINVLTHHA; encoded by the coding sequence ATGAGCATCCGCAGAATCGTCCCCAACATCCATGTCGAGGCCGAGGGCCAGTGGAACACGAGCCGCGAGTTCTACGGCCTGCTCGGATTCGAGGAGGTCATGGACATGGGCTGGGTGACCACCCTGGCCTCCCCGTCCAACCCCACCGCCCAGATCAGCCTCTTCACCGAGGAGCGCACGGCGCCCGTCGTCCCCGACCTGAGCGTGGAGGTCGAGGACGTCGACGCGGTCTACGCCCAGGTGGTCGCGTCGGGCGCGGAGATCGTCCGGGAGCCGCAGGACGAGGAGTGGGGCGTACGGCGCTTCTTCGTCCGGGACCCGAACGGCCGGGTGATCAACGTTCTCACCCACCACGCCTGA
- a CDS encoding ABC transporter ATP-binding protein — protein sequence MARTAEAADPAGPGPGTAAGAEAAAEAEADAFIELDGVEKVFDVRRKTGFLKRERRQVRAVDGLSFTVSRGEMVGYIGPNGAGKSTTIKMLTGILTPSGGRLRVAGIDPSRERIRLAHRIGVVFGQRTTLWWDLPLIDSYRLMHRMYRIPDARYRENLDRCVELLQLQELLDVPVRQLSLGQRMRGDIAAALLHDPEVLYLDEPTIGLDVVSKAKVRGFLLDLNAERGTTVLLTTHDLQDIEQLCSRVMVIDHGRLMYDGRLEGLHEAGESERTLVVDLERELPPIEAPEPARVVRVEGPRQWLAFPASESAAGLAAGIAARYPLVDLSVREPDIESVIAKMYAERAGA from the coding sequence ATGGCGAGGACGGCGGAGGCGGCGGACCCGGCGGGACCGGGACCGGGTACCGCGGCGGGGGCGGAGGCCGCGGCGGAGGCGGAGGCCGACGCCTTCATCGAGCTGGACGGCGTCGAGAAGGTCTTCGACGTGCGCAGGAAGACGGGCTTCCTGAAGCGCGAGCGGCGGCAGGTGCGGGCGGTGGACGGGCTGTCGTTCACGGTGTCGCGCGGCGAGATGGTCGGCTACATCGGCCCGAACGGCGCCGGGAAGTCGACGACGATCAAGATGCTCACCGGCATCCTGACGCCGAGCGGCGGCCGGCTGCGGGTGGCGGGCATCGACCCGTCCCGGGAGCGGATCCGGCTGGCGCACCGCATCGGGGTGGTGTTCGGGCAGCGGACGACGCTGTGGTGGGACCTGCCGCTGATCGACTCCTACCGGCTGATGCACCGCATGTACCGCATCCCGGACGCCCGTTACCGCGAGAACCTGGACCGCTGTGTCGAACTCCTCCAGCTCCAGGAGCTGCTCGACGTGCCGGTGCGGCAACTCTCCCTGGGGCAGCGGATGCGCGGCGACATCGCGGCGGCACTGCTGCACGACCCGGAGGTGCTGTACCTGGACGAGCCGACGATCGGCCTGGACGTGGTGTCCAAGGCCAAGGTGCGGGGTTTCCTACTGGACTTGAACGCCGAGCGCGGCACGACGGTGCTGCTGACCACGCACGATCTCCAGGACATCGAGCAGCTCTGCTCGCGCGTGATGGTCATCGACCACGGGCGGCTGATGTACGACGGCCGGCTGGAGGGCCTGCACGAGGCGGGGGAGAGCGAACGCACCCTGGTGGTGGACCTGGAGCGGGAGTTGCCGCCGATCGAGGCGCCGGAGCCGGCCCGGGTGGTGCGGGTGGAGGGGCCGCGCCAGTGGCTGGCGTTCCCGGCGTCGGAGTCGGCGGCGGGGCTGGCGGCGGGGATCGCGGCCCGGTATCCGCTGGTGGACCTGTCGGTGCGGGAGCCGGACATCGAGTCGGTGATCGCGAAGATGTACGCGGAACGCGCGGGCGCGTAG
- a CDS encoding SGNH/GDSL hydrolase family protein — MTRGRDGGAGAPPTKHRALLAAIVTLIVAISAAIYAGASADDGSRDHALQAGGRLPRGDAAPASTGAWVGAWATAPAAAEPGTETTGLAGRSVRNVVHTSVGGTGARITLSNLYGQSPLTVTHASIALAAGPDTAAAIADTMRRLTFGGSARVIIPAGGQVMSDTARLAIPYGANVLVTTYSPIPSGPVTYHPQARQTSYLADGDRTADVTAVAYTTPTPYWRYLTALDVLSHEADGTVVAFGDSITDGARSQSDANHRWTDVLAARLHEAAGDGRDTPRYSVVNEGISGNRLLTSRPGRPADNPSGLSRFQRDVLERTNVKAVVVVLGVNDVLNSPELADRDAILTGLRTLVDRAHARGLRVVGATITPFGGYGGYTEARETMRQEVNEEIRSGRVFDTVVDFDKALRDPYDPRRMRSDYDSGDHLHPGDKGYARMGAVIDLAALKGAAPVKA; from the coding sequence ATGACCCGGGGTCGTGACGGGGGTGCGGGGGCGCCCCCCACCAAGCACCGTGCCCTGCTCGCGGCGATCGTCACCCTGATAGTGGCGATCTCCGCGGCCATATACGCCGGAGCGTCCGCGGACGACGGCAGCAGGGACCACGCGTTGCAGGCCGGAGGCCGTCTCCCACGAGGAGACGCCGCCCCCGCGTCCACCGGTGCCTGGGTGGGCGCCTGGGCCACCGCACCGGCCGCGGCCGAGCCGGGCACCGAGACGACCGGCCTGGCGGGCCGCTCCGTGCGCAACGTCGTGCACACCTCGGTCGGCGGCACCGGCGCGCGGATCACCCTCTCGAACCTGTACGGGCAATCGCCGCTGACCGTCACACACGCCTCGATCGCCCTGGCCGCCGGGCCCGACACCGCCGCCGCGATCGCCGACACCATGCGCCGGCTCACCTTCGGCGGCAGCGCCCGGGTGATCATCCCGGCGGGCGGCCAGGTGATGAGCGACACCGCCCGCCTCGCCATCCCCTACGGGGCGAACGTCCTGGTCACCACGTACTCCCCCATCCCGTCCGGGCCGGTGACCTACCATCCGCAGGCCCGGCAGACCAGCTACCTGGCCGACGGCGACCGCACGGCGGACGTCACCGCCGTCGCGTACACCACCCCCACGCCCTACTGGCGCTACCTGACCGCCCTCGACGTGCTGAGCCACGAGGCCGACGGCACGGTCGTGGCGTTCGGCGACTCCATCACCGACGGCGCCCGCTCGCAGAGCGACGCCAACCACCGCTGGACCGACGTCCTCGCCGCACGCCTGCACGAGGCGGCGGGCGACGGCCGGGACACGCCCCGCTACAGCGTCGTCAACGAGGGCATCAGCGGCAACCGGCTCCTGACCAGCAGGCCGGGGCGGCCGGCCGACAACCCGAGCGGACTGAGCCGGTTCCAGCGGGACGTGCTGGAACGCACCAACGTCAAGGCCGTCGTCGTCGTCCTCGGCGTCAACGACGTCCTGAACAGCCCGGAACTCGCCGACCGCGACGCCATCCTCACCGGCCTGCGCACCCTCGTCGACCGGGCGCACGCCCGGGGACTGCGGGTCGTCGGCGCCACGATCACGCCGTTCGGCGGCTACGGCGGCTACACCGAGGCCCGCGAGACGATGCGGCAGGAGGTCAACGAGGAGATCCGCTCCGGCCGGGTCTTCGACACGGTCGTCGACTTCGACAAGGCCCTGCGCGACCCGTACGACCCGCGCCGGATGCGCTCCGACTACGACAGCGGCGACCACCTGCACCCCGGCGACAAGGGGTACGCGCGCATGGGCGCGGTCATCGACCTGGCCGCGCTGAAAGGCGCGGCGCCGGTCAAGGCGTAG
- a CDS encoding DUF445 domain-containing protein has protein sequence MERTKAELPEGAGGTGGSGGARSAGGAGEAAGADTAGAAGSAGAVRDRAMTSFSPADEVKRRGVRRMKLTATGLLLFVALVYVLAEWASHRGAGAWAGYVSAAAEAGMVGALADWFAVTALFRHPLGIPIPHTAIIPKKKDQLGVSLGEFVGENFLSEAVVRQRLRAVGIGSRLGAWLAVPEHADRVTAELSAALRGALTVLRDSDVQAVVGEAITRRADAQEIAPGIGKMLDRVVSDGGHKRAVDLIVSRAHDWLILHGDSVMDAVQGGAPGWTPRFVDRKIGDRVYKELLRFVTEMRDMPAHPARGALDRFLTDFAADLQSDTETRARVERLKTEVLGRGEVQDLIASAWTAVRSMIVSAAEDERSELRLRVRASLLSLGARMASDAKVQAKVDGWVEGAAVYVVTTYRKEITSLITDTVAGWDAEHTTKKIEANIGRDLQFIRINGTVVGSLAGLLIYAVSRILGA, from the coding sequence ATGGAACGCACGAAGGCGGAACTTCCCGAAGGCGCGGGGGGTACGGGTGGTTCCGGGGGTGCCAGGAGTGCCGGGGGTGCCGGGGAGGCCGCGGGGGCGGACACCGCGGGCGCGGCCGGGAGCGCGGGTGCGGTCCGCGACCGCGCGATGACGTCCTTCAGCCCCGCCGACGAGGTCAAGCGCCGCGGTGTGCGGCGGATGAAGCTCACCGCCACCGGGCTGCTGCTCTTCGTCGCCCTGGTCTACGTCCTGGCCGAGTGGGCCTCCCACCGGGGAGCGGGCGCCTGGGCGGGCTATGTGTCGGCCGCCGCCGAGGCCGGCATGGTCGGCGCGCTCGCCGACTGGTTCGCGGTCACCGCCCTCTTCCGCCACCCGCTCGGCATCCCCATCCCGCACACCGCGATCATCCCGAAGAAGAAGGACCAGCTGGGCGTCTCGCTGGGCGAGTTCGTCGGGGAGAACTTCCTCTCCGAGGCCGTCGTGCGCCAGCGGCTGCGTGCCGTCGGCATCGGCAGCCGCCTCGGCGCCTGGCTCGCCGTGCCCGAACACGCCGACCGGGTGACGGCCGAGCTGTCCGCCGCCCTGCGCGGGGCCCTGACCGTGCTGCGCGACTCCGACGTCCAGGCCGTGGTCGGCGAGGCGATCACGCGCCGTGCCGACGCCCAGGAGATCGCCCCCGGCATCGGCAAGATGCTGGACCGGGTCGTCTCCGACGGCGGGCACAAGCGCGCCGTCGACCTGATCGTCTCCCGCGCCCACGACTGGCTGATCCTGCACGGCGACTCCGTGATGGACGCCGTACAGGGCGGGGCACCCGGCTGGACCCCCCGGTTCGTCGACCGGAAGATCGGCGACCGGGTCTACAAGGAGCTGCTGCGCTTCGTCACCGAGATGCGCGACATGCCCGCCCACCCGGCGCGCGGCGCCCTGGACCGCTTCCTCACCGACTTCGCCGCCGACCTCCAGTCCGACACGGAGACCCGGGCGCGGGTGGAGCGGCTGAAGACCGAGGTGCTGGGCCGCGGGGAGGTCCAGGATCTGATCGCGTCCGCCTGGACGGCCGTACGATCCATGATCGTCTCGGCGGCGGAGGACGAGCGCAGCGAACTGCGGCTCCGGGTGCGCGCCTCGCTGCTCTCCCTGGGGGCCCGGATGGCCTCCGACGCCAAGGTGCAGGCCAAGGTCGACGGCTGGGTGGAGGGCGCCGCGGTGTACGTGGTGACCACCTACCGCAAGGAGATCACCTCGCTGATCACCGACACCGTGGCGGGCTGGGACGCCGAGCACACCACGAAGAAGATCGAGGCGAACATCGGCCGCGACCTCCAGTTCATCCGCATCAACGGCACGGTGGTCGGCTCACTGGCCGGGCTGCTGATCTACGCGGTCTCCCGCATCCTGGGGGCGTAG
- a CDS encoding ABC transporter permease, producing MAEVAETAEAAEAAEAARTGVRRGRVVEGVRAYGLIAGMWIRSTMAYRTSFALTAFGNFAMTALDFVAILLMFSRVDALGGYSLPEVAFLYGLSGVSFGLADLAIGSMERLGRRVRDGTLDTLLVRPAPVLAQVAADRFALRRLGRVVQGLLVLGYALVVVDIDWTAAKVLLLPVALISGAGIFCAVFVAAGAFQFAAQDASEVANAFTYGGTTMLQYPPTVFALDLVRGATFVLPLAFVNWLPASYVLGRPYPLDLPGWVAFTPPLAAAACCALAGLAWRAGLRSYRSTGS from the coding sequence GTGGCTGAGGTGGCAGAGACGGCCGAGGCGGCGGAGGCGGCCGAGGCGGCCCGGACGGGGGTACGGCGCGGGCGCGTCGTCGAGGGGGTGCGCGCGTACGGGCTGATCGCCGGGATGTGGATCAGGTCGACGATGGCGTACCGGACGTCGTTCGCGCTGACGGCGTTCGGGAACTTCGCGATGACCGCGCTGGACTTCGTGGCGATCCTGCTGATGTTCTCCCGGGTGGACGCGCTGGGCGGCTACTCGCTGCCCGAGGTGGCGTTCCTGTACGGGTTGTCGGGGGTGTCGTTCGGGCTGGCCGACCTGGCGATCGGCTCCATGGAACGGCTGGGCCGCCGGGTGCGCGACGGCACGCTGGACACGCTGCTGGTGCGTCCGGCGCCGGTGCTGGCGCAGGTGGCGGCGGACCGGTTCGCGCTGCGCCGGCTCGGCCGGGTGGTGCAGGGGCTGCTGGTGCTCGGGTACGCGCTGGTGGTCGTCGACATCGACTGGACGGCGGCGAAGGTGCTGCTGCTGCCGGTGGCGCTGATCAGCGGGGCGGGGATCTTCTGCGCGGTGTTCGTGGCGGCGGGGGCGTTCCAGTTCGCGGCGCAGGACGCCTCGGAGGTGGCCAACGCCTTCACCTACGGCGGTACGACGATGCTGCAGTACCCGCCGACCGTGTTCGCGCTCGACCTGGTGCGCGGGGCGACGTTCGTGCTGCCGCTGGCGTTCGTGAACTGGCTGCCGGCGAGCTATGTGCTGGGGCGGCCGTATCCGCTGGACCTGCCCGGGTGGGTGGCGTTCACGCCGCCGCTCGCGGCCGCGGCCTGCTGTGCCCTGGCGGGGCTGGCCTGGCGGGCGGGCCTGCGTTCGTACCGGAGTACGGGGAGCTGA
- a CDS encoding ABC transporter permease yields MSAGSGRLYVAVAAGGFRRYATYRAATAAGVFTNTVFGLILVYTYLALWDEKPQLGGYDQAQAVTFVWLGQALLAALAIGGGGFEDELMERIRTGDVAVDLYRPADLQLWWLAADVGRAVFQLLGRGVVPFVFGSLFFPVALPREVSVWAAFLVAVVLAMVVGFALRYLVALSAFWLLDGTGVTQMAWLAGLFCSGMLLPLNVFPGVLGDVVRALPWSSLLQGPADVLLGEADPLGTYLFQASWAVALLALGRLVQSAATRRVVVQGG; encoded by the coding sequence GTGAGTGCGGGCTCGGGGCGGTTGTACGTGGCCGTCGCGGCGGGGGGATTCCGACGGTACGCGACGTATCGGGCGGCCACCGCCGCCGGGGTGTTCACCAATACGGTCTTCGGTTTGATCCTGGTTTACACCTATCTGGCCCTGTGGGACGAGAAGCCGCAGCTCGGAGGATACGACCAGGCGCAGGCCGTGACGTTCGTGTGGCTGGGGCAGGCGCTGCTGGCGGCGCTGGCGATCGGGGGCGGCGGGTTCGAGGACGAGTTGATGGAGCGCATCCGTACGGGTGATGTCGCCGTCGATCTGTACCGTCCGGCGGATCTTCAGCTGTGGTGGCTGGCGGCGGACGTGGGGCGGGCGGTGTTCCAGTTGCTGGGCCGCGGGGTGGTGCCGTTCGTGTTCGGGTCGCTGTTCTTCCCGGTGGCGCTGCCCCGGGAGGTGTCCGTGTGGGCGGCGTTCCTGGTGGCGGTGGTGTTGGCGATGGTGGTGGGATTCGCGCTGCGCTATCTGGTGGCGCTGTCGGCGTTCTGGCTGCTCGACGGCACCGGGGTGACGCAGATGGCGTGGCTGGCGGGGCTGTTCTGCTCGGGGATGCTGCTGCCGCTGAACGTGTTCCCGGGCGTGCTCGGCGACGTGGTGCGGGCGCTGCCGTGGTCGTCGTTGCTCCAGGGTCCGGCGGACGTGCTGCTGGGGGAGGCGGATCCGCTGGGGACGTATCTGTTCCAGGCGTCCTGGGCGGTGGCGCTGCTGGCGCTGGGGCGGCTGGTGCAGTCGGCGGCGACGCGACGGGTGGTGGTCCAGGGTGGCTGA
- a CDS encoding DUF1707 SHOCT-like domain-containing protein, translating to MTDDAPELRASDADRERVAEVLRDALAEGRLDMAEFEERLDATYSARTYGDLAPITRDLPVGGAGAAPRVSMTKEPERDGGWAGRITGGEGSSTWAVAVMSGFQRKGRWTVPRRFNCFAFWGGGEIDLRDADFAAGEVVINCVAIMGGMNVVVPPGVEVVVRGIGFMGGFDHSEEGVLGDPGAPRVIVTGFAFWGGVGVERKVTRAERQRLKEERRQEKLERRQERERERLERGSGRRELDASRSDGHGRHGLDGLHDLHGGRERELERERERRRDT from the coding sequence ATGACCGACGACGCCCCGGAACTCCGCGCATCCGACGCCGACCGTGAACGAGTCGCCGAGGTGCTGCGCGACGCCCTCGCCGAGGGCCGCCTGGACATGGCCGAGTTCGAGGAGCGGCTGGACGCCACCTACAGCGCGCGGACGTACGGGGACCTGGCGCCGATCACCCGGGACCTGCCGGTCGGCGGGGCGGGTGCGGCGCCCCGGGTGTCGATGACCAAGGAGCCCGAGCGGGACGGGGGCTGGGCGGGGCGGATCACCGGCGGCGAGGGCTCGTCGACCTGGGCGGTCGCCGTGATGTCCGGCTTCCAGCGCAAGGGGCGCTGGACGGTGCCGAGGCGGTTCAACTGCTTCGCGTTCTGGGGCGGCGGGGAGATCGACCTGCGCGACGCGGACTTCGCGGCGGGCGAGGTCGTGATCAACTGCGTCGCGATCATGGGCGGGATGAACGTGGTGGTGCCGCCGGGCGTCGAGGTGGTCGTGCGCGGCATCGGCTTCATGGGCGGCTTCGACCACAGCGAGGAGGGCGTGCTCGGGGACCCGGGCGCCCCGCGCGTGATCGTGACGGGCTTCGCCTTCTGGGGCGGCGTCGGCGTCGAGCGCAAGGTGACGCGGGCCGAGCGGCAGCGGCTGAAGGAGGAGCGCCGCCAGGAGAAGCTGGAGCGCCGCCAGGAACGGGAGCGGGAGCGGCTGGAGCGCGGTTCGGGCCGGCGGGAGCTGGACGCCTCCCGCTCCGACGGCCACGGCCGCCACGGCCTGGATGGGCTGCACGACCTGCACGGCGGCCGCGAGCGCGAGCTGGAACGGGAGCGCGAGCGGCGCCGGGACACCTGA
- a CDS encoding MFS transporter, with product MTAEASSSGSVPASTGTVTTAVPARLDRLPWSRWHWMIVIGLGTVWILDGLEVTIVGNVAGRIAEDGSGLDISSAQITGLAAALYVAGACSGALFFGWLTDRHGRKKLFMLTLVVYLAATALTAVSFESWWFFLFRFLTGFGIGGEYAAINSAIDELIPSHYRGRVDLIINGSYWLGAIGGALLSIVMLDTDIFAKDVGWRLSFALGVVLGLVVLLVRRHVPESPRWQFIHGQGEKADTLVSSVEREIEREKGAKLPPPAGEITIHQRKSIGFGLIAKTVFRRYPRRAVLGLSLFIGQAFLYNAITFGFGTILITFFDVPTGSTGYYFAVIAAGNFCGPLLLGHLFDTVGRRIMISSTYLLSGVLLFGTAWLFDRGSLTATTMTACWCVVLFFASAGASSAYLTVSEIFPMETRAMAIAFFYALGTAAGGISGPLLFADLTESGVVGDTVLAFQIGAGLMCAAGLVAAFLAVKAERRSLEDIAEPLSTAAPDAPGTAGPGAKTA from the coding sequence ATGACAGCAGAAGCGTCGTCGTCGGGCTCGGTGCCCGCCTCCACCGGGACGGTCACCACGGCCGTCCCGGCCCGCCTGGACCGGCTGCCCTGGTCGCGCTGGCACTGGATGATCGTGATCGGCCTGGGCACCGTCTGGATCCTGGACGGCCTGGAAGTCACGATCGTCGGCAACGTCGCCGGACGCATCGCCGAGGACGGCAGCGGCCTGGACATCAGCTCCGCCCAGATCACCGGCCTGGCCGCCGCCCTGTACGTGGCCGGGGCCTGCTCCGGGGCCCTGTTCTTCGGCTGGCTGACCGACCGGCACGGCCGCAAGAAGCTGTTCATGCTGACGCTGGTGGTCTATCTGGCGGCCACCGCGCTGACCGCGGTCTCCTTCGAGTCCTGGTGGTTCTTCCTCTTCCGCTTCCTCACCGGCTTCGGCATCGGCGGCGAGTACGCGGCGATCAACTCCGCGATCGACGAGCTGATCCCGTCCCACTACCGGGGCCGGGTCGACCTCATCATCAACGGCAGCTACTGGCTCGGCGCGATCGGCGGCGCCCTGCTGTCCATCGTCATGCTGGACACCGACATCTTCGCCAAGGACGTCGGCTGGCGGCTCAGCTTCGCCCTCGGTGTGGTCCTGGGCCTGGTGGTGCTGCTGGTGCGGCGGCACGTGCCGGAGAGCCCACGCTGGCAGTTCATCCACGGCCAGGGCGAGAAGGCGGACACCCTCGTCTCCTCCGTCGAACGGGAGATCGAGCGGGAGAAGGGCGCGAAGCTGCCGCCGCCGGCCGGCGAGATCACCATCCACCAGCGCAAGTCCATCGGCTTCGGCCTGATCGCCAAGACCGTCTTCCGCCGCTACCCGCGCCGCGCGGTGCTCGGCCTGTCCCTCTTCATCGGCCAGGCCTTCCTGTACAACGCGATCACCTTCGGCTTCGGCACCATCCTCATCACCTTCTTCGACGTGCCGACCGGCAGCACCGGCTACTACTTCGCCGTCATCGCCGCGGGCAACTTCTGCGGCCCGCTGCTCCTCGGCCACCTCTTCGACACCGTCGGCCGCCGGATCATGATCTCCAGCACCTATCTGCTCTCCGGCGTCCTGCTCTTCGGCACGGCCTGGCTCTTCGACCGGGGCTCGCTCACGGCGACGACCATGACGGCCTGCTGGTGCGTGGTGCTGTTCTTCGCCTCGGCCGGCGCCTCCAGCGCGTACCTGACGGTCTCCGAGATCTTCCCCATGGAGACCCGCGCCATGGCCATCGCCTTCTTCTACGCCCTCGGCACCGCCGCCGGCGGCATCAGCGGCCCGCTGCTCTTCGCCGACCTGACGGAGTCCGGCGTGGTCGGCGACACGGTCCTGGCCTTCCAGATCGGCGCCGGGCTGATGTGCGCGGCCGGCCTGGTCGCGGCGTTCCTGGCGGTGAAGGCGGAGCGCCGCTCGCTGGAGGACATCGCGGAGCCGCTGTCGACGGCGGCACCGGACGCGCCGGGAACGGCGGGCCCCGGCGCGAAGACCGCGTAG